In Janibacter alkaliphilus, the following proteins share a genomic window:
- a CDS encoding DUF3052 family protein: protein MTGDSATENVATEEAASKLGLAAEQIVQEYGWDEDVDEDFRRSVEALVGSELEDEDYTGVVDVALLWWRDGDGDLTDALVDTLGTLEDGGDIVLVTPRPGQPEEVDPSEVDEAARTAGLHTSGSAMCSDAWVGTRLAARKTGR from the coding sequence GTGACCGGGGACTCGGCCACCGAGAACGTGGCCACCGAGGAGGCCGCGAGCAAGCTCGGGCTGGCCGCCGAGCAGATCGTCCAGGAGTACGGCTGGGACGAGGACGTCGACGAGGACTTCCGTCGCTCGGTCGAGGCGCTGGTCGGCAGCGAGCTCGAGGACGAGGACTACACCGGGGTCGTCGACGTGGCCCTGCTGTGGTGGCGCGACGGCGACGGCGACCTGACCGACGCGCTCGTCGACACCCTCGGCACCCTCGAGGACGGCGGCGACATCGTCCTGGTCACCCCCCGCCCCGGGCAGCCCGAGGAGGTCGACCCCAGCGAGGTCGACGAGGCCGCCCGCACGGCCGGCCTGCACACCTCCGGGTCGGCGATGTGCTCCGACGCGTGGGTCGGCACCCGGCTGGCGGCCCGCAAGACCGGCCGCTGA
- a CDS encoding peroxiredoxin has protein sequence MSEISVGDVAPDFTLKDQNGQDVSLSDFAGKKAVVIVFYPFAFSGICTGELCEIRDNLSGFESEKVQVLAVSCDPMFSLRAWADQQGYFFPLLADFWPHGDVASRYGVFNDEGGFAIRGTFLVDTTGKVAWSLVNGPGEARDFAGYHEALAALD, from the coding sequence ATGAGCGAGATCAGCGTCGGCGACGTCGCCCCCGACTTCACCCTCAAGGACCAGAACGGGCAGGACGTCTCCCTGTCCGACTTCGCTGGGAAGAAGGCGGTCGTCATCGTCTTCTACCCCTTCGCCTTCTCCGGGATCTGCACCGGCGAGCTGTGCGAGATCCGGGACAACCTCTCCGGCTTCGAGTCGGAGAAGGTGCAGGTCCTGGCGGTCTCCTGCGACCCGATGTTCAGCCTGCGGGCGTGGGCCGACCAGCAGGGGTACTTCTTCCCGCTGCTGGCCGACTTCTGGCCGCACGGCGACGTCGCCTCGCGCTACGGCGTCTTCAACGACGAGGGCGGTTTCGCGATCCGCGGCACCTTCCTCGTCGACACCACCGGGAAGGTCGCGTGGAGCCTGGTCAACGGACCGGGGGAGGCCCGCGACTTCGCCGGGTACCACGAGGCCCTCGCGGCCCTGGACTGA